The sequence AGACTAACTATATGAAGTCAAGTAAAAATAATTGATTTTTTTTAAAGTCAAGTTTAAAAAAAATGGCATTACAAAAAAAGGTGCTAAGATTTTAAATTTTTTAAAAGTTAACTGCAGATGAATTTTTCATCCGTTTTTAATAAATGAAAAATGACTCTTAGTAATTTCTTAGCTGTATGACTCATGGCTACTAAATGATGTTTTCCTTGGGATTTCTTTAAAGATAGATATTCTTTGAAAACGAAAACTCTCATACTAACTGTTCTAGCTGCTTGTAAAAGAGCCCAGCGGAGGTATTTTGAACCTCTCTTAACCATTCTAGCCATATTTGCAGTATAGTTTCCTGATTGATGAGTTGAAGGCTCTAATCCTGCGAAAGCTAATAACTTACCAGAATTAGAAAAGTTTTTAACATTTCCAATTTCAGATAAGATAATACTAGCTAGAACATAAGATATCCCTGGAATTGTTATTAATGTCGTTTTGGTTGCTATTACAGCTTCTTTGATTTTCTTATCTAAGAGATCTATTTCATATTGGATGTTTTGGATTAGTCGTATGGTTTGCTGTAGTTCAAAACCAACTGACCATTCGCACGTACCAATAGAATTAGTTGCAAGCAATTTAATTTCTTTAGCTTTTTCTTTAGTATAATGTCCTTTAGAATTTTTAGATAAGATGTTTGTTAACTTTGTTAAATGAGCTTTTGAAATATCTTCTACTGTAGGAAACTCCAATAATAGAGCATAAGAAGACTTTTGATGTACTGACCAAACTGCACCACTTAACTCAGGAAAAGCAATATCTAATATTCTTGTAACAGATATTTTGTACTTTCCGCGATGACCTATTAATCTATATCTATGCCTTGCTAGTGACTTTAGTTCATTTATGTTGTAATCTATAGGTAGGTAGGAATTAGAATCATCGCTGAAAAGCATTTGAGCTATAATTTGAGCATCAATTTTATCGGTTTTAGTCTTTCGAAGTGTCATAGCTTTACGATAAAGATTTACGGCAAGTGGGTTAAATATTTTTAACTCCAGACTGTTTTTACGAATAAAATTGATAATGTTATTGCTATAATGTCCAGTAGATTCTATTCCTACTTTTATATTGGAAAAATCATCTGAATATGAGGATAAAATATTTTTAAAAGTTGTAAAACCTTCTAAAGAATTTAGAAAAGAAAACTTTGTTTCGATCATCTTTTCAGAAGAATCAAAAATATAGCAATCGTGTTTATTTTTAGCAACATCGATACCAACAAAAATCATAGTTATCAACTCCTTTAAATAAAAATATTTGACGTTGTGCTCCATAAAAACTATGTTAACGTATCCTTGCTACATATAAAACGTCGAGCGTTATCTAACTAATTAACAATTAAACATAGAACTATGATTAGAGCCTAAAAGAAATAGTCGAAGCTATAGGAGGTCACACTAATCCACAGCGTCTATGTTAATTATATACTAAAAAATTAAATAAACTAGAAATAGTGCTTTTATAGCTCTATTTCATTATACAAGG is a genomic window of Psychrilyobacter piezotolerans containing:
- a CDS encoding IS110 family transposase encodes the protein MIFVGIDVAKNKHDCYIFDSSEKMIETKFSFLNSLEGFTTFKNILSSYSDDFSNIKVGIESTGHYSNNIINFIRKNSLELKIFNPLAVNLYRKAMTLRKTKTDKIDAQIIAQMLFSDDSNSYLPIDYNINELKSLARHRYRLIGHRGKYKISVTRILDIAFPELSGAVWSVHQKSSYALLLEFPTVEDISKAHLTKLTNILSKNSKGHYTKEKAKEIKLLATNSIGTCEWSVGFELQQTIRLIQNIQYEIDLLDKKIKEAVIATKTTLITIPGISYVLASIILSEIGNVKNFSNSGKLLAFAGLEPSTHQSGNYTANMARMVKRGSKYLRWALLQAARTVSMRVFVFKEYLSLKKSQGKHHLVAMSHTAKKLLRVIFHLLKTDEKFICS